The stretch of DNA AAATTCCAAGCGTACATAGACAACTTAATAACTAATAAAGGGTAAATCAGTAAACTAGAAGCTCAATAATTAATCTCAAAAATAAGTTACACACCACACAAGAACAAGTTGCACAACACACAACAATGGGTTACACACTACAACACAACAGGTTGCAGAACTAGCACAACCTCACTAGGGCGTTCAACAAACACGTTGAGTAGTCTCGTTGGACCCCATGTCTATTGAACCTGTTGAGATATCTCATGATCTTTCCACCAGCTGGAcggaaaacaaataaaattaaaatatgttgcacaacccaCACAAATGGGATGCACAAGCCACAACAACAGATTGCACAACTCACACAACTAGGTTGCACAACTAACACAACCAATCCCCATGATGTTTCCACTAGCTAGACGgataacaaataaaatcaaaatagattCCGCAACCCGAACACACGGGCTGCACAATCCACAACAACGAATTGCACAACTCACACCACTGGGTTGCACAACTAATACAACTAACCTCGTGGTCTTGCCACCCGCTAGAAggagaacaaattaaattaaaatacgTTGCACAACCCACACACACGGGTTGATAGCAACAGCAGTAACTCCTCACGCATCTTAGGAGCCAACCATGGAGTGAATTTGTCGAGTCGAGGACTGCTTCTATAATCCCCAAGGATCAACAATGTTTGGTATTGTCCTCCTCACCGACAATGAAACCTTCAAGGCAATAGCTAATGGCCCTCTTCAACGCCCGCAGATTCCAGTACTAGCTGAGGCTATGATTGTAAAGGAAGCTCTCTCATGGCTGAAGAATTGTGGTCTATCAAATATCCAGGTGGAATCTGATTGCTTGGTTTTTTGTTCTAGTCTTACTCATTCTAGCTAATGTAATTCGTTCTTATATTGGCTTAGTTATGTGTTCATGTATTCAATTAGTCAACTCTATTCTGGGTTGCATAGTTCGTTTTATTCGAAGGACTGATAATCAGGTTGCCCATACATTGGCTAAGGCCGAGGGAGCTGGATCTACTTACTCGGAGTGGTGTGATGTACCACCTCCGTTTCTGAACCAATTATTGATCTAATactatttcttttttgttttaaaaaatgtccaacaatatattaaatataataatggcACATCAATGTGGCtctctcaaatgagaggtcacaggttcaaaTCTCTGAGAGGgcgttgactctttgtgcttcaatagattgaaaaaatatgtatggacatttactatattataatagagacggtagtaaaaaaaaaaatattaaatataataatattttataaattaatgcatttttCTCTTACACTGCAATTCTTTTTGGGGAATATGGacagagtattatatataccatataattttgtattttttaatagatttaatgcaacaaaaaaaaaaaatccgccCACAGAAAAAGTctaaatagaaaacatgttGCATATTAGGGTATATAATAACATGAATTTTAAACTCATCGTCTTCATTCATTGCATGTTGTTGTGAGGTtcaaatatcaatatatcaatCAATGAATTCTATGAAAGAGTTGAGTATGAAGAAAGATTTGGATGGTCACTCCTTACTGGTGCCACCTTGCTAAAATTACAACAACGGTCAGCGAAGCATTTTTGTCAACCAATACTTCTTccccttttatttttaatgcatttaatatgatgaaaaaaatgctaatttttttatggaaaaagtgtcaaataggccactgaacttatcgcttttgtgcaattaggctattgaacttaaaaagtgtgcaattcaaccatcaaacaagcaaaatttgtgcaattggaccatttttacaaaaattttctggtaaaatccaattatattactaacatatatgtattaagagtgacattttcttctgccatactagttgggagtcaatattgaaatgtttttaactcaaattgaattaaaaaattttgtaaaaatggtccaattgcacaaattttgcttgtttgatggttgaattgagcaaattataccatgcaccgtGGTGGACGTAGCATTGTGCACCAGGAAtcaaaacggcgtcgtattgTCCATTAGCCAGTAAGTGGACGTTATTTTGGGAATCACGTCCGTTTCCTCCGTTaacttcctaatatatataaaaaaaacagtgaatttgaattgtttgtgtTGTGGCGGTTATGGcgatcttcttctccgatttTTGAACTCACGAATAACAAATATACAGTCGTAGCTCTTGGATTCTCAGGCATTAGGATATGCAAGGCGTCAATTCGCAGCAGGAGGTGGTTGCGACTGAAGAACTCGATGATCCGGTTGGATTGGCTATTTCAGGCGATCGTAATCCaggttttttatgtttgattttgtgattttgtttgtgtttatgaAAATCATTGAATTCGTATGCTTTGATTCGTGTGTTTTGATTATATGATACTGGTTTTAGGATTGTTTTATGATACAACTATGCGATTGGAAGGGTAgaagatgagttttgtgtatttgtgtggatattatgtgtatttttttaatgaactgTGAGTATTTCAGGCAatgtttctgtgtattcattgtaGTTGTATGTAAAATAGAGTGTGTATTGTGTTTTGTTTATCGAATGTCAGTCTGGtggatttttgtgtgtttttgtgaatattttgtgtattctttgaattcaATATGTGTATTGTGGTCAGAGAgattgtgtattcatgttagttgtAATGTAAACACAAGGTgatgtgtgttttgtattttggttttccaatattctgtgtattctagttatACACTATGTGTATTGTAGGCATGTATTCTAACATGGTTGCTATCTCGGGAGATTTTGGAGACGCTGTTGCTTCTTTTTGTTGTTCTCTctgtgttggtggtggtggggtcTTCTCCAGTGAAGGCTGGGCTGATTTTCCTCTTTGTGATCGCCTTCTTGAGGATGGGGTTGCTGTTGTTGGTGCATGCGATGTTGCTACTGGTGATTttgttgctgttgctgctgcATGTGGTGGTGCTGTTGTTGCtggtgctgctgctgctgttgttTCTGCTGGTGATGTTGTTGCTGCTTGTGGATTTTCAAaatgtggtggtgatggtgtcgGAGTTAACAGCTGGAAAGAAGGTGCATTGATTTCAGGAGAGATGTTCCTCATGGTTGCATAGAAGGCAACTTCAAGTTCAGCGACTACCTCTAAGAAGCTTGGCTCGTTGAAGACATCATCATCTTTTAGCAGGCTCTCGGGTGGGACCAGTGGGGTTGGATTTGGACTTGGTGTTGGATTGACAGTGTGGGAGAAATTGACAAAAGTGTTCTTTATGATTTCAGCTGCTGAATTGTTGGTTCCAATTCCTGCCATGACTTCTCCAAACTCTGCAAtactggaagtcattttctttaGTGAGTCAGTGACTCGTTGCACAGTTTCAGACTTAATTGGTTTATGAGTCACTTCCTCCTCAGGCATTGGCCTTCTATCAATCACCTTTCCTCTACCATACTTCCCTGGCTTCCTATGCATTGCAAGCGTTGCTTTAATGTCTTTTGTTGTCCATTCTCTAATGGTTGGAGGGTTCTGTGTGAGAACAAGCCCCCTGATCTGGACTCGATCAAGGTAAGAAAgcttcaaagaataaaaaaaacaaagattagaaCAAACATTTAGTGGTTATGATCTAGGACTTATGGTTTAGTATTTAGGACTATGCACAGAGATATATAAGTGAATACATTAGTATTTAGGACTATGCACAGAGATATATaagtgaatacacataatgataGGACTATGCACAGAGATATATaagtgaatacacataatgaataACTAATGCACAGAGATATATaagtgaatacacataatgaataactataatacacagaatattacttagtaatacacagaatgtgaaCATGAATACACGGAAACTTTCAACAGAGTacacatagaatacacagactcaagTAAGgaattttattcaataatttatagaattataagaATAAGTTAGTATTGCATACCATTAGGAAAGTTGCAGGGCCACTGTATGAGGAATCATTGTTTGATTGGAAAGTTGCAGGGCCACTGTATGAGGAATCATTGTTTGATTTCAAAGTTGCAGGGCCACTGTATGAGGAATCATTGTTTGATTTCCAAGTTGCAGGGCCACTGTATGAGGAATCATTGTTTGATTTCCAAGTCTCTGCAGTGTCTAGCAGACTCTTTATGGTGTAAGCACACCAattcatttctttgattttactcACATCTTGCAGTGAGTATTGAATTCTGTAATTGCAGAAAGTGTTCTTGTAACCCCTTATCAGTGTTGTAACCACGAAGATGACAAAGTCACGCTTGAACGTGTCACCACTGTCTTGTCTCTCGACAATCTTGTTTAGCATTTCAGTGGTTGTTGGGGTTCCCTTCTCTACCCCCCATCTCAGTCTCCAATCCCTGACCAAAGTGTTGAATCCTTCAGTCTCATTACTAGAAGTGCCCTCTACGACAGGGAGTTTGCCCCGCGGGAGTCCAAGTGTAAACTGTACATCATCCTCTAACAAACACAGCTCATCATCACCATCTCCAATTTCAATGGAGCATCGTTCTATGtccattttctttaatatgtgcttgattagCACACCATCACAATGAGTCAGCTTNTAGCACACCATCACAATGAGTCAGCTTGATGTCTAGTAATGGTCCAAATCCTATATCCTTTACGGCTTGATGCTGATCCTCGGTTAAACTACTGACAAGGGTGAACAACTGCTTAGGAGTTGTTCGAACAGTAaagtatttctttgtttttggtttgtCTTCTTCTACTTCCTTCCCCTTCTTTGTTCGTTTTGTTGCAGgcttctttctttgttttttttgccTGTCTTCTGTTTGTGGTTTTGACGTAGCTGcactatctctctttctctttcttctttgtaagGCAGTTGCCAGGACTTTATCACTTTTATCAGAACTTGACATTGCTGTCACATAATAGAAAAGACAGAATTAACATtgtagaatacacagaatgacatgctacaatacacaaagtct from Ipomoea triloba cultivar NCNSP0323 chromosome 7, ASM357664v1 encodes:
- the LOC116024355 gene encoding nucleolar protein 58-like yields the protein MSSSDKSDKVLATALQRRKRKRDSAATSKPQTEDRQKKQRKKPATKRTKKGKEVEEDKPKTKKYFTVRTTPKQLFTLVSSLTEDQHQAVKDIGFGPLLDIKLTHCDAMSSSDKSDKVLATALQRRKRKRDSAATSKPQTEDRQKKQRKKPATKRTKKGKEVEEDKPKTKKYFTVRTTPKQLFTLVSSLTEDQHQAVKDIGFGPLLDIKLTHCDGVLXADSL